In Vicia villosa cultivar HV-30 ecotype Madison, WI linkage group LG7, Vvil1.0, whole genome shotgun sequence, the DNA window TTTCATAAGATGTATAAGGTCAAACAAATGAAAATATATTGTGTTAGTTTCACATATTTTTCGAAAATTACTATTGACATATCTATTGGTTTTGATTTCCCATTGAAATTGTGTGTATATGCAAGCTCGGAGTTTTTGGAAACATGAATATACTTGCGATTTGTGTGAGATGGTAAGTGTCCATACAAAAATtgaataattattcaaaaatataacCTAGTATTTGTGATCTAACGAGTTTAAAATGGGAGATGTTCATACATATTGTTATGTAAAATAGCAAATAACAACTATGATTATGAGAATTCAAGAATGACAATTTAACATGTTTACTAAAAGAACAAGAATGACAAAAACGAGAATGTAGCTTCCCAGGATTATTACATGCAATCAATTTATTTGGTCTAAAAGAATTTAAAACTTGTTCTTTCGGTCTAATCGATTACTCCTTTAGTAATCTACGTAGCTTCCCtaataaaagaatttaaaaatagattaaattGATTAGACCAAAGGAGTAATCTATTATTACATGCAACCAATGTAGCTTCCCTGATAATTTAAAACTCTTTCTGAAACATTATCAGGCTAATCAATTACTCCTTTGGTCTAATAAATTATGAGGCTACTTTCAGCATTCCTTGCTATGTTTGAGCCTCTGCAAGATTTTGAGCATGAATAGTTTCTTTTAGCACCCCGAAACATAAAAAATCATCTCTTTTCCTAGATCATTCAACTTCTAATGTGCATTCTTGGTGAAAGCCCAAAGAAATCAACCAAATATATGTTAGTGATAAATCACATTCACCTAGTATAAAAAGACCGCTTTCCAAATACTTTCTAAATTTTTCTGATTTAATTTTCTACCAAGTGTTTTACCTTAAAATCACAATAAGCCTTGAGAAAACTACCCTTCAGGAGGGAGTGGCAAACCATTATCAAAAGTCTATCTCTATGGATCACTTGATACGACAGTTGGCTAGAAAAGACCAGGAGTGATATGACCACAATTGGTCCTTAGAATCCAAAAGCATCAAGACCATTAAGACTTTGAGCCCTATGATCAATGCTGACGAACAACTATTTCTCACATGGATTTTGAATATTACCCCCAATATTCATAGATAACTTGATCAAACATCATCACCGCCATCAGACTTGATCTACAACTTGATTGAATACGATTGTTGGACATCACCATCAAACCCAACAAAACTACAACTTTTGAGCACCGCCATCAATGCCATTAAACTTGATCCAACACTATTATGGATCATCAAACTTCTGATATatactcagaatatacacatgattTGCACAATTTTATCATATTTGCATAATAAAGCATTTTCTggaaaacaaattaagttttcacATTTGATACCCAAGTCTTTTTGGGTCTCGGTGCCTTAGTAAATTTAAAAAGTCTAGATGTATTACCTTTAGACCCTTTTAATTTAGCATAGTAAAATAGCTCAAGATGACCAAACTTATTACAAAATTTGTATTAAAACGACGATGATCAATTCACCAATATGAAGAGTGGGCATTATTGAGTATTTCCGTTCGTTAACCGACACTGATGGATATGTTCAATTCATTAATAGGCAATTTTAAAACGACGATGAAGTGAGAATCATGCTCTCAATATTTAACCAATATAATATCAAGAGACTGATGAAGTGATTTCCTCCATAGatcatactccctccgttcctttttaagtgtcgttttagaagaatttttttgttcctatttaagtgtcgttttataatttgatgttataatttatcatttatacccttattttctcaataactccacctcaaatttttcaattagttattggaaaaagagagtatatgattgaatttatttggaaagagaaaaataaataagggtataatagaaaatgtaactctaataatccactatcttggttgaagagttttttgctaaaacgacacttaaaaaggaacggagggagtatttgtttgttatttgttTAAACCATATTAGATTTAAGACGTTTGGTAAGATCTCAACGTGTATAAATGAATTCGATGAACAAATAAgtcatttataataataataatgtttgtTTGGATGATAATATATATGTTCTTGAATTTCATTACTACAATATATTGGTATGTCTATTGTGTTAATCCAATATTACAATGTAGAGGTCTCCATGTTATTGTGCAATATCTTCATTACCCAACACCAACATTGACCATCCTTTTTTAATATTCCAACATAATTTCAAATGCAAACATATTCCACCATAATTTTGGGTCATTCTTGGTTTGATTTTCCTTTTCTAAAGGTTCCAATCTCCAAAGATAATATTAAATTTCATAATTATTCTATTTACTTTGTTCCTCATTCATATTTTacctattattttaataaaaattatgcgTGTCATATGCTAGATCATTTGTTTTATCCCCAACACTTTATGCATCCAAATATATATCAAGCAAGAATATTATTACACTAAACTATAGACTTATAATACTCAATCATGATAATAATAATTTCTACTTGATTGCActattttttcaaaagtgaagTAACTTTTCTTAATTAATGGAGCATGTTTATGCACACACCACTTGTATGATTTGAACATTGACACATAATCTACCAATATATAATCGACACTATATATTCTATAAACATTAGAAcaattttatcaaacaaaattCAAACTATATATTATTATAAGATTCTCATATTCTCTTCCTCGACTTCCCCAATGAACTCTCTTGGCCTTTCTACACATTCCATTTTCACCACCTTTATTAATTAACCTCTTCCTTTGTCTTATTTCTCATTCCATCACTCACTCACATCACACACCTTAGTTTATTCTTTCTCCACTTGAAAACTCTCTCTCTCTAGTTTCTTTCTACTTCAATTTTTTTACATAAATTGCATTCCACAAAAATACTCACCAAGTATACTCAAACATGCAAGTGCTTAATCCTTCAATGCTATTTGCACCCCCAAATGAAAATCAAAGTTTCATGAATGAACAAAAACAATGTAATGATAATACATCTTCTCTACCATTGCAAATTACCAACATACCCTCAGAGTTCATTTGGCCAGAACATGAGAAACCATGTTTAGCACCTCCAAAACTTGAAGTTCCACCTATTGACTTAAAAGCCTTTCTATCTAATGATCCAATAGCCATTTCAAATGCTTGTTCAAAAGTGAACCATGCATGCAAAAAACATGGCTTTTTTCTTGTTGTTAACCATGGTGTTGATAACAAACTCATAGCTCAAGCTCATAAGCTTGTTGATGAATTCTTCTGCATGCAACTATCGGAGAAACAAAGAGCTCAAAGAAAGTTTGGTGAACATTGTGGTTATGCTAATAGTTTCATTGGGAGATTCTCTTCTAAACTTCCATGGAAGGAAACACTCTCTTTTCGATACTCGGCCGATGAGTCATGCAGAACTGTAGAGGACTATTTTGTAAATGTCATGGGAGAAGATTTCAGACAATTTGGGTAAGACACAATATGGTTTTTTCTTTCATACTCAAATTTCTTAGTTTCCTAAAAACAAAGTTTGTTTCAAGAATGTAACCTCTGAAGCACCGACACCAAAAACATCACACCGACACTGATAACAATTTCAGAAAATGAATAAGTTAAGCGTAATTATAAGTGTTGGTGTCAAGTTCAGATACTGACACAaattttttcagaggtgtcgatACTAGACAGAGAGAATAactattataaacaaaaatcCGGTATAGGTTAGATATATATCGATGGTTCAAACTTTTTCttctaattgatttttttttctataatttGATAGGAGTGTGTACCAAAACTATTGTGAAGCTATGAGCAAACTCTCACTTGGGATCATGGAGCTTCTTGGTATGAGCCTAGGAGTTGACAAGGAATATTTCAGAGATTTTTTTGAAGGAAATGACTCAGTAATGAGATTGAATTACTATCCACCATGTAAAAATCCTGATTTAGCATTAGGAACTGGACCTCATTGTGACCCTACTTCACTAACCATTCTCCACCAAGATCAAGTTGAAGGTCTTCAGGTGCTTGTGGATGGAATATGGCACTCAGTTGTTCCTAAAGAAGATGCTTTCGTGGTCAACATTGGTGACACATTTATGGTATGGTTCTCATATTTTTAAGGTTCTCAAGTTGCACATTATTTGTTCACAATTAAATGCTTATTTAATTATggcttaaataaataataaatggtGTTTTTGGAATATCAagacttttaattttaatttttgtaaaatatttttattttatttttagtccttgCAAATGTGAATTTCTTGTTttcagttttttattttattttaatttttacaaaatttatttacattaaaatTGGTTTAATATACATgtaaaacatttattttaatgtttaaaataaTAACTACAATACAAGTATTAGTTTTAATATCATTAAATTTTGCAAAGACTaaaccaaataaataaaataggataaaaaacaaaaaatacttTTACAGGAAATGtcacaaaaattatatatttagtgGAACTTTGTTATATTTGAATATTATTAAAGGGATATTAGTGAAATATTTAACAAAACTCAATATAGTTATGCTTATGGGATAAAAGTTAAATGCTAAcatgttgtgatttattttcaggcTCTATCAAATGGGATATTCAAGAGTTGCTTGCATAGAGCAGTTGTAAATGACAAAATAGTAAGAAAATCACTTGCATTTTTTCTATGTCCAAATGAAGACAAACTGGTCACTCCTCCAAAAGAACTTATCAACCAAGAGAATCCAAGGAAATATCCAAACTTCACATGGCCAAGATTACTTGAATTTACACAAAAATATTACAGGGCTGATGAAAGAACACTTGATGCTTTTTCAATATGGCTACAAGAAAAAACAACTAAATAGAGGTGCCTCCACCTTTGTCAATGATATAAAGTGAAAAGAGGGTGTGGTTTTTATTGAGAGAGAAGAAGATAATAGAAAACACCAAAGAATAGGCCAAGTATGTAATAAGTGTTGGAAGAATCCTAATGATGCATGCAAATGGAGGAAATTATAGACGATATTCCTCTAGGAATAAAGAGTAGTTCAATAATGCTTGTTGTGTAATCATGTTTTTCTTGTCACTAATAAAGCATTTTCTTCAGTTGTCTTCATTCTTCAACTTTATGCATGTATATTATGTATAGAGGTAGAATAaccttattaataaaaaaaaaagtaagttGAACTTTTGTGTCTTTAAGAATCACatgattttttgtttgaattcTAGATAAGCTTCATTAATCAACTCAATTGGGAATTTATTCAACGTGATGGCCTAATCATAAATAGTCAATTGATTGACAATGTTGTTCCAATCATAAGTAGGAAATTGGTTCACAATGTTGACATGGCtagcaatttttgttgttgtggTTTGTTCACATAGCTATCATCTTAGTTATGATGTATTGCGACGAACCTCGAGTTCGTTGCAATGCGTATATGTGTAATTACATCGAGAAGTGTGAGTGTTTtatataaactaatattaatcTCGATTTTTAAACAATGTGAAAATTTTGACTTATCAATAGAGTTGTCCTCAATCAAAGCTATGGGGCTAAAAAGTCCAAAACTCAAGCATGTGGATCCGACTCCACCTTTGAACAACAATGTTTTGTCGAAGTATTGTAAGCTTTTAGTGTTATACTCgtcatattttattatttgaaaaatGATACTTATTGAATTAAAGAGTGTGAATATTGTATAGAAATTATCTTTAGAATTGattctcatataaatatcaattttttgtatgtattaaaAGAGAGGgaggaatttaaaaaaaaagaaaaaagaggaatgagaaatattagaaataatatcatCATAAATAAGGGTGAAATAAATCGGACCGAGTTAAACTTGGATTGAGTTAAACATTGCAAATTTTAAAAGTGATTTAGTAAAACAATTGTAAACTTAAGTTtgtagtcttttttttttttttttaaagcaagaGACTAATCTTATAAATCAACCACCAACAGGTTCAAAATGTACAAGACCAAAAgcaaagaaaattacaaaccgaTTGCAACTTTAAGATAAGTAAAACAATGAGTTATTGCTAaactcatagaaattacaatAGGAATGAGTAATTTTCTCAATGAAAGACCACCTCCACATATTAGGGCCTTACAACTCCAAACCACATCCCTCGAGTTCCAAGAAGCATTGTTGAAAACTATATCATTCCTACGAAGCCACAAACTCCAAATAATAGCCAACCAAATGATTCCCTCCTTTCCCGTTTTGACTTTCTTTTTTCGGCAAAAAGAACTCCAATGACAAAACCCCTCCTTAAAATTCGTAAAACTTTGATAATTCATTCCTAACCAATCGGACAACTCCCTCCAAACAATAACAGAATTCCGACAAGATAAGAAGGAGTGTAATAACGATTCATTACAATCACCACAAAAAGAACATTCTAAATTCGAGGAAGAATTAAGAATACCTTTACGAAAAAGAGGTCTTTCGTCGGGAGCTTATTGAGGAAGCACCTCCAACCAAACGCCTTCACTTTTAAGGGCGCCTCCGCCTTCCATAAAGCACTAAAAGCCGATTGGAAGCGATTATGCGGGCCAAGAGGAATATGCTGAGAATTCAACCAATTATAACAAGAAGAGACGACAAAGATACCATCAACACCAAGCTGCCACCTAGCCTTGTCGGGGCTGTCGGGCCACAAAACCGGTGCATCGTCCAGCAGCATACAAAGACGATTCAAATCAGCACTTGGTTACAACAAAGCGGCTGCCGGAATACCGAAGTCCCCCCAAAGCCACCTCCCATCACTCCAACCTCCCATGGCACCAATTGAAGCGTTTTGCAAAAGAGAAACATTAAAAAGACCCGGGAAGAGATTCTTTAATATTCCTCCGTTCAACCAATTAGCATGCCAAAAGGATGTATAAAAACCGTGTCcaacctaaaaaataaaattgttagtaAAAAAATCGATTGGTAGCTTATTACCCAACGAAGATAAATCCGCCCACCACACCGATGAAGTTTGTCTTCACGCTATAATTTAAACCACCGGTTGCCCTTAACTTCACATCCACATACCGCGCCTTTAAAACCCGAAACCACAACTCATTAGA includes these proteins:
- the LOC131618389 gene encoding gibberellin 20 oxidase 2-like; the encoded protein is MQVLNPSMLFAPPNENQSFMNEQKQCNDNTSSLPLQITNIPSEFIWPEHEKPCLAPPKLEVPPIDLKAFLSNDPIAISNACSKVNHACKKHGFFLVVNHGVDNKLIAQAHKLVDEFFCMQLSEKQRAQRKFGEHCGYANSFIGRFSSKLPWKETLSFRYSADESCRTVEDYFVNVMGEDFRQFGSVYQNYCEAMSKLSLGIMELLGMSLGVDKEYFRDFFEGNDSVMRLNYYPPCKNPDLALGTGPHCDPTSLTILHQDQVEGLQVLVDGIWHSVVPKEDAFVVNIGDTFMALSNGIFKSCLHRAVVNDKIVRKSLAFFLCPNEDKLVTPPKELINQENPRKYPNFTWPRLLEFTQKYYRADERTLDAFSIWLQEKTTK